The genomic region acataatacacgttagagataaattgatgcctcccatttttcaagcggatgaggatcttacctttgcctttaaccgggacttttgAGGAATCTCCAAAGGTGATATTTCCACTtgttacctcgtctaactccacaaacatgcttttgtcaccgcacatatggttgcttgcacccgtgttAAGATACCACAAATTCGATTCTCCGTtgtcttcacctttgcatgctagtaacaaagtgttttcccCGACTTCGTTATCTTCTTGTGCAAAATTtactctttcttgcacgtaattgtttgacttctcgcattccgaagcatagtggccaaatttatgacaattaaaacatttggtttgagaattgtcataccttggccttctacttgtgtagcctctcccgcgacctcttgtcgagtgaaaatcttgacttctttcttcatttttgtaagaactataacctccacgtttaatatatccttgccctcgtcctcggccacgtacttgaccacgagctcgttgactcgtttgatgagtcttttcactgttttcttccttgaaagagagttttgcttgtaaagcttgctccaaaggctctttacttttcttattaaacctctcttcatgggcttgtagtgaacctatgagttcatcgatagtcattgattctagatctttagattcttcaatggctacgactatatagtcgaattttgaatctaatgatctaagaattttctcaatgactcttacatcacttagagtttcaccattcctctttaattgattgacaaccgccaagactcttgtaaaataatcggaaattgattcagagtctttcttatttaaggattcgaactcacctcgtagtgtttgtatccgaacctttttcaccttatcaactcccttgtgagaattctccaagatctcccatgctttcttggcggtggttgcacttgcaattttctcaaaagctccatcatctacactttgttggatgatggaaagagccttttgatcgttggTCTTCAATAGTTTTTTCTTCTTGCTAAGAGAACCTTTTTCAgtaggttcctcatagccttcctccacaatctcccataggtcttgtccacctaggaaggtcttcatttggatgctccatcgatcataattatcctttgtgaggcgaggaaatgtgacgacattgttggccatcatcttgtcgaaccaagctcttgataccaatttgttagaaaataggaggttatgtatattatttgtggaagagaggattgataatttagatgtttgattgatcttgaaagctttgtttattacttaattgttttgttgcttgattacaaatgaggggtgaagccctctatttatactactcaatggagtagtctagaataCTTCACAATCTACTAGCATCTAGATATTTCTTAGTATTATGATacttctagacctagatattttataAGATCATTCTACACACTTTCTATACACTTTTTCTACTACattttacaagaagtttctacataatggatTATGATCTTGATCCAAAAGACttgatacttgcaagcccaaatccaaaacacatagcccaaaatcaagtttattttCCAACAGCATTATTGGCATCGCAAGTTATGGTATGTGCAGGTGAAGTGTTTAGAAATTAGTCAAGATGAAGTAGATTTGAAGGTGGTCAATTTGGAAAGAATTTGATTAAGTGTTAGGCAATCAAATGTGCAATCTATTGGGTTAAGTTGGGACTGGTGTATAACTGTGATGAGCAATAGAAAACAACTGTCATTTTCTATTTataatttaatacggagtaattaataaattaacaataaaagtaaaaaaaaaaaaaaaggtgtttAAGTTCTACAGTAACTGTTAAGGGCACATCACAGTAATACAATTGTTTTCTAGGTTCTTACATACATCGGAGTATCATGTTTGCAGATTCAAGATGAAATAGCATTTGCAGATTGTTTTATAATCTTTGTTTTCTCGAACCTTACATGCGGCTAAGTAAGATGTTCATTCGAATATGAAGTTTTCATAACTTTCAGTATTTTGATATTAGAGTTTGCTAAATTAGTTCTTTTGCTGGATTTTGGTTCTTTGATTTCATTATGTTCGTCTATTGCTTGGATTTTCAGACTCGATTTCGTCATCAGGTATGGTTGTTTTTTAGATATTTAAATTTCTTTCTTACTTACTTTTACGTTTACCTTACATTATGTTAGATTGGATTAGGTTTGACCAATTTAACATAATCTGGGTTATTTAATGAATTATTCTTAATAACTTTTGATGTTATTTTAGATTTAAAAATAAATACTTGAAAAAACCTACGCCATTAGATTAGGAAATCTTGGATTAATCTTGGCCATTCAAATTGTGTTGATGTCATCTACCAAATTTAGCGGCGGTTATAGTGATTAATTACTTCCAATACCCTTGAATTACCTAATTGTAACTCCCTGATTGAAAAATTATTCTTAATAACTGGGTTATTTAATGAATTATTCTTAACATAATCtgggttatttaattaattattcttaATAACTTTTGACCCATTTAACATGCTCCGTTTTAGTTCATCTTTTCTACCCATTAGAGATACAACGTAAGCAAGTATACCCATTCATAAGTGAATGGGTCGAAATAGCCACCTCTACACTGTCATTGTAAAAGCGCATGTTGCACTCATAAGTTATGAAATTTGACAAAAGGGGTACTTAAAATTTGTTGATCCCAAAAAGGTTACAAAATGCATTTTGGCACAAATATGATTACTGATTGAAAGTTAACATGTAGGTAATaaacaactcttgatgttttcctTGAATAAGATTTCTGGAATTTTTCAGGAGTGCACAAACATTTGTTTCCTACAACAATTTTAGTTGATGAAGATATACATAACCGTAAAATGTCAAGTTAAATGTTGACTTAGATCGATTATTGCAGCTGCTGATGTATTTATACGGATAAACAGGAAAGTATCAACAAGGGTACTTGGTGCAGCTACAACAGTGTGAGTGTTTCCTCCCGGGTATACTACGTTTTTGATAATCTCATTATAATTTTATGTTCTCTTCCCATGGTCCAACATGTCTAAGTTCATTAACAAGCAAAGGGTAGgaaatgtcaataataataattaccgaGGGTTGATTAACTATAAAGGAATGAGTCATTGTCCATTTATAGGTAATGAGTCATTCCTTGTGGGTAATGAAAAAACAATGTCGTATAGGAATTGAAGTTGCAATATTGATGTAACGAAAATGTTTGATCTTGTAATGTTGGTTCACACGTAAACATACACATGTTTGTGTATTTTGGTATTGAAGAATGGTCCGTGTTGTATAGGTCTTGACTAACAACATTGATGTTTGTTGAAGATGGCAAGTGGGGCTCAACTTTATATTTCAGTTAAAGATGATTTGTAACAGGTTAACAAAGTTATTTGAAGTGTTGTTAATGGATTGGATGTTGTGTGCATAAACTTTGATCATATGTTGTATATGCATTTGTGTTTTGCTTCACATATTGAGACAACGAGAGACAAAAATGAGTTATTGATTAACATGCATttacttattttataaaaccataATTTTTCAAATTTGAACATCTACTTAAATATCTAACAATATAACAATTTCTTATATAATTCCCCAAGAAACAAGTTTAGTAAGAATGATGTTCTGTTTCAAAAAGTTAAATGATGTTATGTTCTTATATAACCATAACACTTTGATTTATGGATATTCCTATTGAAAATATATAATGTCAAAGTACCCCGGATACGAGGGTTATAAACTAGTAAATACAAAAGACAAAACCAGACACATATGCATATAGTATTGAAACGAGTCAGACTTATTAGTTCTTAAGCTCTATGGGTTATCAACCAACTTCCATACACAACTTCTAACATGCAATATCAGATGAATATTTTATCAAACAACTCAATCATAAAAACATAAAAGGAAAAATAATATAATTTCTCAGGTACCTCTATTAAACTAAAACATAAAAGGAAAAATAATATAAATTCATATCATGAACTACCCATGTCACATTGTCACATAATATTAATTAAACCCCTAGTAGCTCTATTCGCCTTCCATATCCTAACAAATACGGAAAAAAGTTACTGTACAAAAAAAAAGATTAACTTAATAAATAAATAGCCAAAGAACTCTTAAACAATTGAACCAGAGATGAGTACGTAGCTAGGTTCTACCAGTTTGGTTTCAACTCAACTGAATAGAATGAGTAAGCCGATATGTCAAGAATAGTACTCGTGAAAGAATCTGTTAGAATCTCCCATTTTCCATTACCAGGATTCTTGAACTCGATATCTTTTCGGTCAGACGTTTTATTTGCCATCATTCTACTTATTATGGGCTTGAAGAAGTCACAAAAAAATTTCTCAGGACTTTTTATCTCGACACTGAATATGGGGTTGCGACTATATAGGGTCACGTATTTGGGATGGCAAAGCGTAACAAGTGCATCAAAATATGACAGATGCCCCTGCAAATTTTCAGTTAAATATGCATTATATGATAAATGTTGCACGTTAGTAGATGGAACTGTGAACCATATTTCGCGATCCTCATTATCAATGTTTGGTAGCTCATAACCAAAATAGCTTATTTCAATATCAAATTTGGTTGATAAATTAAGTAGATCCCTCATCGTAAGGAAGAAAGAAGGATCATCGGAACGAAACAAATCTAGTTCAAGCTTGATATATTCAGGAACATTACTAGATGGAAACAGGATACTAGGCATTGTTCTGCCCCTATAACTCAAATGACGTAAATTTGGAGCATTAACTTGTATTATGTCAATCTTCTTACTTACACGCGTTATGAGGGTCAGACATTTCAACGAAGACCTTGTGAAATCCCACCTTTCCGAAGTCCAATCACGAATTACAAGGTCCAAAATCTCGAGAGAAGGTAATTTTAATTTGATCATGTCAAGAAAATGGACGTCTATGGTCACACCATGTAATGATAATTTAGTCACACTCATTAATGAAGCCATGTTGAATGTCTTGATAGATTCAGAAAACACGTCGTAGAGAAACAAGCAAAGATTAGGAACATCATCAATTTTCAAAACATCAAGAGGTACTTGTGTCCTTAACTTCAGTTCTTGAAGATAACGAAAATTTCTTACCTTAAATGTCTTCATATCAGAGCGAAATGTAAGGTCTATTTTCTCGAGTAAGACACAATTAGAGAATAAGGTATCAAGTACCTCTTCACTTATCTCCACATAGAGCAACTCGAGTACCCGTAAGTTCACACAGTTGATCACAGGATTGCGACTCACCGTTTCGATCGGtgataaacgaatatcacttaaagACAGAGTATGTAGGTTTTTCCCAAAGAATATCTCATCCGGAAGTATTAAATCACTATCAGATTCGATACGGATGGAAAGCTCCTTGAGACAACTTTGGGCAGCTACAGTTGGAATCCGTTTATTAGCAAGATGAGAAGCCAACTTGTTGTTgagtttcagtttcaaactttcgaTTGGTATGTTGTGTTGGGCGTACTTAGACATGGTGCGATCCATAAACTTGATGTAATCTCTTTCTTTTTCTTCATTAGCAAACTCTGAGGTTAGATGAAACCTGAGATGAGGGATGGTAGACCAAGCGTGTGACCAAGTCTTGGATAACACACACGTACGAGCTGCTTCTTCTACAGGCAACATCGATTGTATACGGTGAATCAAATCCACTGGGACATTTTCGGATGGTGAGCTTCTCTGCACTTCCTCCATATAAAGTTATGAATGCTGAAGGAATACAACAATTTGAGTGTTCATAATATATGTACTACAAAGCAATGATTATAAATTGATAATCAAAGGTAAAATACGATTATAGCAGCAATATATATCTGGACTGAATTATTTGAAAAAATCAAAATTTTTAGGGTTTATAGGTTTCGGAGTTCGTTGACTGCCATTGATGAAATTACAGCTAATTTTGGACTGAAAGTAAAGAGCGTACCTGGATAATTAATTCCACGACGCAGTCAGTTCTTCGTCGTCCGGTCCACATCTACAGTTAAGTTGATATGATGATGATACAGGAACAGTTGCGTGACCTAGTTTTGGTTTTTAGTGGACTTAAATGGAATTTGTATACCGAATTGGATTGGTTATTGGGCTCAAATTTAGTTGGGCTGTGAAAAGTTATTTTAAACTATAAATTTGAGTAATACTAATTGTTGGGCTTAGCAATGAGAGTGATAACATCATTACTCTTCGGTCAGATATTCACCTGAGAATTTTTAAGGATTGGAAATTACTTGCACATAGGGATGGCCCATTTTCATGGGGCCCGGTGGGATTGCTTATGAAAAGCTGATTAATGATGGGAGTTGTTTGTCTTTTATCGCTGCAAGCAGAACTCATGAAGCTTTTTAACAAATTCTTGTATGATATTTAATTGGCTTTATATTActcaatattatatattattatccaTATAAGCTTTCCCAGACACATTGTTGTTGTATGTTTATGGAGGCTGAAGCAGATTTTCATCAGCTTATCTATTTATTAAGACTTTATTATTATATCAAAATAAAGTAACAAAGTATGGTCTTATACATCAATACATCTaccttctatctatctatctatagtttctattaaaatcctataatgatgatgtcattattaggctatttCCTTTGTTaacaaaaaatcaaaaataaaaagaaaaaaatctaagcccttaagatgatgtcattaatttaatacattaaataaatacggagtataatTAAATTCTATTAAAAAATTACGGAGTATAACATTAACTTCCATCCGTCAATTTGCAGCGTAAACCCTACCACTAAccataaccctaaccctaacccaagTATTCTCTCAATTATCGTCAACATCTCAACCATTGTAATCGACCATGCCGGGTGCTGAAGGAGGTCCACCGGAGGTTACTCTGGAAACGTCCATGGGTTCTTTCACCGTTGAGGTATATTTCACTCTACCATTCTTATATTTTAGTTCCCTCATTGTTACTATGAACTACGAAATAAACTGATTGATCAATTTTTCTTCGATCAGATGTACGATAAGCACGCCTAAAACCTGCAAAAACTTCATTGAACTAGCTAGAAGAGGTTACTACAATAATGTCAAATTTTACAGAATCATCAAGGTATGACAGTTAATAAGTATACTAAGTATATGTTATACGTTATAGTTATAATAACGATAAGGATAATTTGTCAATTAAGTGCTGGATTCTTTGTAATTGATTAATGAAAAATAGGATTTCATAGTTCAAGGAGGTGATCCCACGGTACAGGAAGGGGTGGAGAATCCATATATGCGTATGCTACTTTAATGTTCTCATAAAAATAggtttgatatttttagaattattgATGAGTTTGTATGAACTGAAGTTGTGGATTATGTCTCTAAAGGACCTGTTATATATGGAAATATGGCTATTTTGTTGAAATGAATGTGTAATATTGAAGGTcaaagtttgaggatgagattacTCCGAAGTTGAAGCATACTGGAGCTGGGATCTTATCAATGGCTAATGCTGGTCCGAATACGAATGGGAGTCAGTTCTTTATCACATTGGCACCGGCACAATCACTTGATGGTAATCAATTTTTATTTGAAtttattatctttatctttattagtTTGCTTTGTTCTTTTGGCATAACTCCACTTTGGTGAAATgggtatatttgttcatattaaatATACAGAAATATCTTCTTGACATTAGTATAGATGATAAGATTAATCATAATAATCACATCGCACAATCAGATTGAATGAAGCAATGTGTACAATTCTCATTTTTGCCTATGGAATCCTGCCAACACAGTTTTGGATTTATTCAAATGTATTGTTGCAATATAATCAAGGTTTCAAATACTTCAGTATGTTAAGGTATGACCAATGTCTCAAACCTTATTGGATGCTCCTTTTCTGTATAATTTCGGCATAGCTTGCTTAATTATTAACGGTTTCATTTGTTGTTCTGATCTCTTTTGTTGTGAATACAAAGTATTACTTCAAATTAGCAGGGATGATCACGAGGTGATGTTTCTGTTTTTGTTTTTcctttttttattaattttaattagggCTCTTTTGATGTTTTTTTGGTCTCTTTTGTTGTAAATACAAAGTATTACTGCAAATTGGGGTTAAAGAATCTTTTTGTGCTTTCACATACCATAATTTTGGGGTTTCTTTGATTTGTTTGATTTCATAGGGTTTAATAATACACTATTTAACTATTTTACTACGGAGTATGTATTAGGTATGAGTATATTGTGAGTATTTATTTACTTTTTTTTCCTGTTATCATTCTAGGATTTGTACGATTTAACGTCTATTAATTATATAGCTAGAGAATTTTGTGTACCTTGATAGAAAATCTTAATCTTATACTctgtatgtattattattttacaaGCTTTCATAGTTGAGATTTGCTAAAATGTCTATGTTGTTTGATTTATAATGTTGCTTAATTAGTATAATAATATGATGTTAAGTTATGCATTTTATGTGACTGAATATTGAAAAGTGGGCCGTGATGCATCAAATTATAAATTCGATATACACATAAAGCCAATGTTGTACTCTGTGTGCTTCATGGTGATTGAAGTTATTTACTTCAAAACGAATGTGACATTTACAATTGTCCAGTCATCTAATGATTAATCTTCTTCACTCCAAAAGTTTCCCTTAAGTTAGAGGTGTCAACTTGGGTGGGTTGGTTTGGGTAATTAGTAGATATTTTCCGGCCCAAGTCTCCTAAACATTAGTAAATATTTTAACCGATTTTGTTCGTTCAGACGTTCAAGCAAAGATATGGAAGATGCTACAAGAATGGTCGTGGTCACGTCAAGCTCATTCGCTGCTCTAAATGTGACAAATAATGCCCGAAGGTAATAAATCATGACAATGATAGCTTTGAGTGATCCTTTATTTCTTAGATCTTAAATGTTGATATAGATATGTAAGTATTTTTTTCTAACGAGTTATCAAAATTGTGTTAGCTCTTATATGTAATAACTTTAGTGATTTTGTTAAAAGCATCAGTTTGTTATGTTAAAATTTGAGTATCTTAACCAATTTGGTGAAAAGATTAGatgtgttattatttttttttttttgcaatattTTTGTATACTTATTATAGGAGATTTGACTTGGTAATAAATAATAGTTGATCTAATAGGATAATATACATCTTTACAACCTTAGTACTTTTTGTGTTTATGCTATGTTCGTAATTGAGCTGTAACATTAGTTTCACCATCATATATTGGGGATTGGTATGGTATGATGTAAGCTTTTTATTTTGaattagttattatattattatattgctTCATTTTTATCTAATATCTTTTCTTAATAGTATATATCATGGTAGTAAAATTTTTCACGGATTTAGTATCAAGTTCATGATAATATTTTTTATGAAAAATATTGTTAAACCTGAATTGTGGTTTGCAAAAGCAACTCAAAATATCCAGAAGATTAACCTAAAATGGAAACTTATGGCCTATTTGGATGCATGGAGCTCTTTGTCGAAACATTGAAGGTCAATGAGGTACTAATTACTTTCAACACTTTGAGCACCAATTGCATACTCAAGTCTCAATATTACTATAAACTGTGAACTTTTTAGTCAATCTTATTCTCTGACTCTCTGCATCTGACTATGTAATGCGTAGTAGATTGGACATGATTTTGATAGCATAAACCAAATGAAATTATTATGTAATTTGAAAATGTACTGTTGGTTTGACTTTAAAATCATAAgctaactcttttttttttttcatgtttaggGTTAATTTTCTTTGACTAATCGGGTATAACAAGGAGACTACCATTGCAATTCAACAATAATATCTACAAAAGAGCTGCTACTATGCACAATTTATTTTAGCATAGTTTTATAAAGgtgacaattttgacccatttagttGTGGATGTGTGAAATTGTTAAGACATAGTATATACATTACATTGTTATTATGGTCTACGGCTAGGCCTACAGATATAAAAGTATAGTTTTGTGGTGGGTAAGTGGCTTGCTATAAGTAtgcaatgactttagcatttacatttacTTAACACCTaacacatatcattaaactgtttcatttaaacaaacccgtggttccacgggtcatttcactggtACTTAATTATTACACTTAAAGTTACAGCCACTATTTGTGTTAGCAGGGGAAACACATGGAATCTCGACCCAAGAATCCCACATTATTTGTATCTATTTTAATATCTGATATGTAGACCATGCCTTCGCCTGACTCACCCTTCCAATTCTTAATTTCAAATAATAGAAAAAATTCTATCCAAATTGTGAATTTCTAAATCACCCCTCCAATTCTTAGTTTCAAATAATAGAAAAAATTCTATCCAAATTGTGAATTTCTAAAAACAGTACCAGTTATAAATCAAACTATTAGTACTACTTAACTATTCCAATGTACAAAATATGATGCTGACTCGATAAAGTCAATCTAACAGTCAAACTTGCCCATTCACAAACTTTAAAACCATCCAGAAACAAAGATTCACAATATTAGCAGCTAACAACAATCTGCCATAGCAAAATTTCCACAACCATATGGATACATGGATAATTTGACAACTTTCGGAAAAGAAAAGAAACTTATACGGAGTAATTGATTTTCCTAGCCTATTGTATAACTTGCAGAGGAAGTAGTTTTGGATTCAGAAAGGAGAAAAAATACGAAACTGTAAACCACTAACCGCTGAGGGCTGAGATTATTTCTACCACTAATCGCTGAGGTCTGAGATTTTTACTACCAGTAACAGCTGAGGGCTGTCATTGATTTCAGCATTCTCTTGCACACATAATTGCTTCTGAAACTTTTAACGCCTTTGTGTCCCTTGAAGTTGAGGTTAGGGTGTTCATTCAATTGCAGGATAAAATTAGACCAAATCACAACATTCATTTATTACATCTTCTTTTAGTGTTTTTAAAAGTATGTATTCACTGCAGTGTTGTAAACGACGTCCATtgcgtccgttgcgacgcccgttgcggcaacgttttggtgactagcccgtctcgaccccgtcccgTCTTTTAATAAGTttgtcaacggtcaaaattcgggtaaAATGCGGGAAATGTTGGGTCAATGCCGGTCAAAAGTCAAAAGTTCGGTTAAAATcctcggtcaaatcaatcaaaattgacttagtttagtgttagttttttgtattatattcacgataatataattaaaaaaaaaaaaaaaacatgctgAATCAGGTGCTTCCTGTATCTGAGAAAACAAGGACTTATCTATGTTCATAGCAACCAATTAGTGTTGACGAACTTGATCTTTCAAAGTCCGTTTCAACGGTAGGATCAAACTATTTGGCACATCACTCACCACACGTAGAACAAACCTTCAGTTTTTGGTAATCATTATTAGCTAGACTCATATTCATATAGTATTGACAGAGGCAGGCTTAGCTATTAAACTATAGCCAAGGCTTATCAACCATCTTTCATACACAACATTTAACATAAATACACCCTAATGatgtttaaaagttaaaataacatataaaatgAATCATTCTCATGCAagttttttaaataaaataaagacTTAATTAAGCCCTTGGTCCCTAAAGTTTTATCTTTTTTTTCATCCTTGTCCttaaagtatttttgtttcatcctaGCCCTTAAAATTATGATATAGTTTCATTTAGGTCCCCAATTAACGGATTGAGTTAACGACAGTTAACCATGGGGACCTAAATGAAACCATATAATTACTTTAAGGGTTAtgatgaaacaaaaatactttatggacaaggatgaaacaaaaatactttagggacCAACGGGCGTAATTAAGTCAAGCGGGTACGACATTTTAGGGAAATAAATAAAAACCACTATGTACTTACTTATATACGGGGATGTCAACCGTAAATGTGCATGATTAGTATTTGGTCTGTTACAGGTATTTGGCTCTTTGCTTGCACAACAACTCCCACATGGCCTGCCTTTTGAGTTCTT from Rutidosis leptorrhynchoides isolate AG116_Rl617_1_P2 chromosome 9, CSIRO_AGI_Rlap_v1, whole genome shotgun sequence harbors:
- the LOC139867900 gene encoding putative F-box/FBD/LRR-repeat protein At4g13965: MEEVQRSSPSENVPVDLIHRIQSMLPVEEAARTCVLSKTWSHAWSTIPHLRFHLTSEFANEEKERDYIKFMDRTMSKYAQHNIPIESLKLKLNNKLASHLANKRIPTVAAQSCLKELSIRIESDSDLILPDEIFFGKNLHTLSLSDIRLSPIETVSRNPVINCVNLRVLELLYVEISEEVLDTLFSNCVLLEKIDLTFRSDMKTFKVRNFRYLQELKLRTQVPLDVLKIDDVPNLCLFLYDVFSESIKTFNMASLMSVTKLSLHGVTIDVHFLDMIKLKLPSLEILDLVIRDWTSERWDFTRSSLKCLTLITRVSKKIDIIQVNAPNLRHLSYRGRTMPSILFPSSNVPEYIKLELDLFRSDDPSFFLTMRDLLNLSTKFDIEISYFGYELPNIDNEDREIWFTVPSTNVQHLSYNAYLTENLQGHLSYFDALVTLCHPKYVTLYSRNPIFSVEIKSPEKFFCDFFKPIISRMMANKTSDRKDIEFKNPGNGKWEILTDSFTSTILDISAYSFYSVELKPNCNFFPYLLGYGRRIELLGV